The following are encoded together in the Chloroflexota bacterium genome:
- a CDS encoding HigA family addiction module antidote protein: MERLPPIHPGEVLLEDFIKPLGLSQYRVAKDIGVPTLRITQIVRGERSITADTALRLARYFGTSANVWLRMQARYDLEVAEAKIAKRINREVKVLQVA; the protein is encoded by the coding sequence ATGGAAAGATTACCGCCTATTCATCCTGGCGAAGTACTACTCGAAGATTTCATCAAACCACTCGGCTTGAGCCAATATCGCGTGGCGAAAGATATTGGGGTGCCGACTTTGCGGATTACCCAAATCGTGCGCGGAGAGCGTTCCATTACGGCGGACACCGCCCTGCGGTTGGCGCGCTACTTTGGTACGAGCGCAAACGTCTGGCTTCGTATGCAAGCGCGTTATGATCTTGAAGTTGCCGAAGCCAAGATAGCCAAGCGCATTAACCGTGAGGTCAAGGTTTTGCAGGTCGCGTAA
- a CDS encoding type II toxin-antitoxin system RelE/ParE family toxin, producing MIESFADPETEKIFQGIASRKLPFTIQKTARRKLVYLDDADGLRDLSAPPGNRLEALHGNREGQHSIRINDQYRICFKWSKGKAKDVEITDYP from the coding sequence GTGATTGAGTCTTTCGCCGACCCTGAAACAGAAAAAATCTTCCAGGGCATTGCTTCGCGCAAGCTGCCTTTCACCATTCAGAAAACGGCGCGACGTAAACTGGTCTACTTGGATGATGCTGATGGCTTGCGTGACCTGTCTGCGCCGCCTGGCAACAGACTCGAAGCGCTTCACGGAAACCGTGAAGGTCAACATAGCATCCGGATCAATGATCAATACCGAATCTGTTTCAAGTGGTCAAAAGGCAAAGCGAAAGACGTGGAGATTACGGATTATCCCTAA
- a CDS encoding RsmD family RNA methyltransferase, whose translation MRVISGTARGRTLKSPGEATRPITDRVKESLFNIIAADVRDANVLDLFAGAGSVGIEALSRGARAATFVELDRAALNAIRANLELTRLTSRARIVRLDVFKFIRGYPVIASREASKQSSPPNPPLDKGRAKVGLEIASSQRSLLAMTPFDLIYIAPPQYKELWSETLKTLDTREVLAPDGILVAQIHPKEYTELALTQFELYDQRKYGSTMLCFYRKREA comes from the coding sequence ATGCGCGTGATTTCCGGCACAGCCAGAGGACGTACACTCAAATCGCCAGGTGAGGCGACGCGTCCGATCACCGACCGCGTGAAAGAGAGTTTGTTCAACATTATCGCCGCGGATGTGCGCGATGCGAACGTGCTCGACCTGTTCGCTGGCGCGGGCAGCGTCGGCATCGAGGCGCTTTCGCGCGGCGCCCGCGCGGCAACATTCGTCGAACTCGACCGCGCGGCGCTGAACGCGATTCGCGCGAATCTCGAACTGACGCGCTTGACCAGTCGCGCGAGAATCGTGCGGCTCGACGTGTTCAAGTTCATTCGCGGTTATCCTGTCATTGCGAGCCGCGAAGCGTCGAAGCAATCTAGCCCTCCCAACCCTCCCCTTGACAAGGGGAGGGCGAAGGTGGGGTTGGAGATTGCTTCGTCGCAAAGGTCGCTCCTCGCAATGACACCGTTTGATTTGATCTACATCGCGCCGCCGCAGTACAAGGAATTGTGGTCCGAAACACTCAAGACGCTCGACACGCGCGAGGTGCTCGCACCCGACGGCATCCTCGTCGCGCAGATTCATCCGAAAGAGTACACAGAACTTGCGCTGACCCAGTTCGAACTGTACGATCAGCGCAAGTATGGCAGCACGATGCTGTGTTTTTATCGAAAGCGTGAGGCGTGA
- the polA gene encoding DNA polymerase I, translated as MKLVLLDSHALIHRAYHAVPPTLTSPSGEPTNATYGFASTLLKVLSDEKPDYIAATFDVGKSFRDDLYAQYKAHRPPLADDLVPQLQRSREVVAAFGFPTFGKEGYEADDLLGTLAHLASQRANLETIIVTGDSDTFQLITPRVRVLTFARQINETVIYDHAAVVKRYGLEPKQLIDFKALKGDPSDNVPGVPGIGEKTATKLLQQFHSLDNIYTHLDEIDARTREKLRAGKDAAYQSQKLVTIVTDAPIQLDLDACRVTQFNRERVVALFRDLGFRSLIERLPGTPTQAELVAEPSAPDSVAPVSDNYHTVDTDAELDQLVARLQSLDAFVFDVETTGTNAMLAQLVGIAIGVGKGEAYYIPLELDEGRKPKDGGQLAFDTNPSSSVLRPPSLSQDRVLAKLKPLFESTRIAKYAHNAKYDALVLAQAGITVNHIAFDSIIAAHLIEPSTQLLGLKKLVADKFKIEMTEIEALIGKGKNQISMDQVDVAQVSKYACADADYTFRLVEHYRPQLAERGLDKLFNELEMPLVPVLVAIERAGVLLDLDALRVMSGDLAKRLLELEKQIQAHVGAPLNVASPAQLADALFNKLGLPTAGVPKTSTGKISTAADVLDSLRNAHPVVPLILEHRELSKLKGTYVDALPALVHPDTGRVHTSYNQTGTVTGRVSSSDPNLQNIPIRTELGRQVRRAFIAPRGSKLISADYSQVELRILAHITRDPGLLEAFAHNEDIHAATAARLFNVPLAQVTSDMRRLGKTINFGIAYGITGYGVAARTELSQTQARELIDNYFTQFAKVKEYTEATKREASTRGYVQTLLGRRRYFPELQNAASRNVAARNAAEREAINMPIQGSAADIIKIAMLRLHHELHARQLRARMTLQVHDELVLECPDDELAAVVPLVREIMENAYALESKLRVDVTVGQNWDEQQEFKK; from the coding sequence ATGAAACTTGTCCTTCTCGATTCGCACGCGCTCATTCATCGCGCGTATCACGCGGTCCCGCCCACGCTCACCAGTCCCAGCGGTGAGCCGACGAACGCGACGTACGGTTTTGCTTCCACGCTCCTCAAAGTGTTGAGCGACGAAAAACCGGACTATATCGCCGCCACGTTCGACGTGGGCAAAAGTTTTCGCGATGATCTGTACGCGCAATACAAAGCGCATCGCCCGCCGCTCGCGGATGATCTCGTGCCGCAACTGCAACGCTCGCGCGAGGTCGTCGCCGCGTTCGGCTTTCCCACGTTCGGCAAAGAAGGGTACGAGGCGGACGATTTGCTCGGCACGCTCGCGCACCTCGCGAGTCAACGCGCCAATCTCGAAACAATCATCGTCACCGGCGATTCGGACACGTTTCAACTCATCACGCCGCGCGTGCGCGTATTAACCTTTGCGCGGCAGATCAACGAGACGGTCATTTACGATCACGCCGCGGTTGTCAAACGGTACGGACTCGAACCGAAACAGTTGATTGACTTCAAGGCGCTGAAAGGCGATCCGTCCGACAATGTGCCCGGCGTCCCAGGCATTGGTGAAAAGACCGCGACGAAATTGCTCCAACAGTTTCACTCGCTCGACAACATCTACACGCATCTCGACGAGATTGACGCGCGCACGCGCGAGAAATTGCGCGCCGGCAAAGATGCGGCGTATCAAAGCCAAAAACTCGTCACGATCGTGACCGACGCGCCGATTCAACTCGATCTCGATGCATGCCGCGTAACCCAGTTCAATCGCGAACGCGTCGTCGCGCTCTTTCGCGACCTGGGTTTCCGCAGTTTGATCGAACGACTTCCTGGCACACCCACCCAAGCCGAACTCGTCGCCGAACCATCAGCGCCCGACTCGGTCGCGCCGGTCAGCGATAATTATCACACGGTAGATACAGACGCCGAGCTCGATCAACTCGTCGCGCGTTTGCAATCGCTCGACGCGTTCGTGTTCGATGTCGAAACAACCGGCACGAACGCGATGCTCGCGCAGCTCGTCGGCATCGCGATTGGCGTCGGCAAGGGCGAGGCGTACTATATCCCGTTGGAATTAGACGAAGGACGAAAGCCGAAAGACGGAGGACAACTTGCTTTCGACACGAATCCTTCGTCCTCCGTCCTCCGTCCTCCGTCTCTATCCCAGGATCGCGTGCTTGCTAAACTGAAACCGCTCTTTGAGAGCACACGCATCGCCAAGTACGCGCACAACGCCAAGTACGATGCGCTCGTGCTCGCGCAAGCCGGCATCACCGTCAACCACATCGCGTTCGATTCGATCATCGCGGCGCACCTCATCGAACCCAGCACGCAATTGCTTGGGTTGAAAAAACTTGTCGCGGACAAATTCAAAATCGAGATGACCGAGATCGAAGCGTTGATCGGCAAAGGCAAGAATCAGATTTCGATGGATCAGGTAGACGTGGCGCAGGTGTCCAAGTACGCGTGCGCGGACGCCGACTACACATTTCGCCTCGTCGAACACTATCGCCCACAACTTGCCGAACGCGGACTGGACAAATTATTCAACGAACTTGAGATGCCGCTCGTTCCCGTTCTCGTCGCGATAGAACGCGCCGGGGTGTTGCTCGACCTGGACGCGTTGCGCGTCATGTCCGGCGATTTGGCGAAACGCTTGCTCGAACTCGAAAAACAAATTCAAGCGCACGTCGGCGCGCCGCTCAACGTCGCGTCACCCGCGCAACTCGCCGATGCGCTCTTCAACAAACTGGGACTGCCAACGGCTGGCGTTCCTAAAACGAGCACCGGAAAAATTTCGACCGCCGCCGATGTGCTCGACTCGTTGCGGAACGCGCATCCGGTCGTCCCGTTGATTCTCGAACATCGCGAGTTGTCCAAGTTGAAAGGGACGTACGTGGACGCGCTGCCTGCGCTCGTGCACCCCGACACCGGGCGCGTGCACACAAGTTACAATCAAACCGGTACCGTGACCGGGCGCGTGTCGTCGTCCGACCCGAACCTCCAAAATATTCCGATCCGCACCGAGCTGGGTCGCCAAGTGCGCCGCGCGTTCATTGCGCCGCGCGGCAGCAAACTGATCAGCGCGGACTATTCCCAGGTCGAACTTCGTATCCTCGCGCACATCACGCGCGACCCAGGTTTGCTCGAGGCGTTCGCGCACAACGAAGACATTCACGCCGCGACTGCCGCGCGTCTGTTCAACGTGCCGCTCGCGCAAGTCACGTCGGACATGCGCCGGCTCGGCAAGACGATCAACTTTGGCATCGCCTACGGCATCACCGGCTATGGCGTCGCCGCGCGCACCGAGTTGTCACAAACGCAAGCGCGTGAATTGATTGACAACTATTTCACCCAGTTTGCGAAAGTAAAAGAGTACACCGAAGCAACCAAGCGCGAGGCAAGCACGCGCGGGTACGTGCAAACGTTGCTGGGTCGCCGCCGTTACTTTCCCGAGTTGCAGAACGCGGCAAGCCGCAACGTCGCCGCGCGTAACGCCGCCGAACGCGAAGCGATCAACATGCCGATTCAAGGCAGCGCCGCCGACATTATCAAGATCGCGATGCTGCGTTTGCACCACGAATTGCATGCGCGCCAGTTGCGCGCGCGGATGACACTCCAAGTCCACGACGAACTCGTCCTCGAATGTCCCGACGATGAACTCGCCGCCGTGGTGCCGCTCGTGCGCGAGATCATGGAAAACGCGTACGCGCTCGAATC
- the thpR gene encoding RNA 2',3'-cyclic phosphodiesterase, whose protein sequence is MTDMIRTFIAIELDDATRRALGEAQARLKRDRAASYVRWVAPENVHVTLKFLGEVAAERVPELQNAAARACGGIAPFALTITGAGAFPNTRRPNNVWIGVEGDVAALERLAQRVEDACAALGYAREERPFTAHLTLGRVKRDASPSDRQFVGKMIEQAQVGKLGVLRVTCVSVMRSELRPGGSAYSRLAEIGLMKDG, encoded by the coding sequence ATGACAGACATGATTCGAACGTTTATCGCGATTGAGTTGGACGACGCGACGCGACGCGCGTTAGGCGAGGCGCAAGCGCGGTTGAAACGCGATCGCGCGGCGAGTTACGTGCGCTGGGTCGCGCCGGAGAATGTTCACGTCACGCTCAAATTTCTCGGCGAGGTCGCGGCGGAACGCGTGCCCGAATTGCAGAACGCGGCGGCGCGCGCGTGCGGGGGCATCGCGCCGTTCGCGTTGACGATCACCGGCGCGGGCGCATTCCCGAACACGCGGCGTCCAAACAATGTGTGGATTGGCGTCGAAGGTGATGTCGCGGCGCTGGAACGATTGGCGCAACGCGTGGAAGACGCGTGCGCCGCGCTCGGCTACGCGCGCGAGGAACGACCGTTCACCGCGCATCTCACGCTCGGGCGCGTCAAGCGCGATGCGTCGCCGAGTGATCGGCAGTTCGTCGGCAAGATGATCGAGCAGGCGCAAGTGGGCAAGCTCGGCGTGTTGCGCGTCACGTGCGTCAGTGTGATGAGAAGCGAGTTGCGTCCGGGCGGGAGCGCATACTCGCGATTAGCAGAGATTGGATTGATGAAGGACGGATGA
- a CDS encoding phosphoribosyltransferase: MFLDRRDAGKQLAARLVFLTAETDLIVLGIPRGGVVVAVEVARELHALLDVFIAHKIGAPFNAELAIGALTSTGEVWFDEAALDELRLGQRAIERVVEQTRADIEHRVEMYRGKRAPLDVKNKTVVLVDDGVATGSTVLVALRALRKQNPARLILAVPVGPADTMRQLAFECDQVVVVDTPDPFFAVGRFYTQFGQTSDEEVVRLLEEVERDA, from the coding sequence GTGTTTCTTGATCGTCGCGACGCGGGCAAGCAACTTGCCGCGCGGCTCGTGTTTCTCACAGCGGAGACCGATCTGATCGTGCTTGGCATTCCACGCGGCGGAGTGGTCGTCGCGGTGGAGGTGGCGCGCGAGTTGCACGCGCTGCTCGACGTTTTTATCGCGCACAAAATTGGCGCGCCGTTCAATGCCGAACTCGCCATCGGCGCGCTGACGAGCACGGGCGAAGTATGGTTCGATGAAGCGGCGCTTGACGAACTGCGGTTGGGTCAGCGCGCGATTGAACGCGTGGTGGAACAGACGCGCGCGGACATTGAGCATCGCGTTGAAATGTATCGCGGCAAACGCGCGCCGCTTGATGTGAAAAACAAAACCGTCGTTCTGGTGGACGACGGCGTGGCGACTGGCTCGACGGTGCTCGTTGCGTTGCGCGCGTTACGCAAACAAAATCCAGCGCGATTGATCCTCGCCGTGCCAGTGGGACCCGCAGACACGATGCGCCAACTTGCGTTTGAGTGCGACCAGGTTGTTGTCGTGGATACGCCGGACCCCTTCTTCGCCGTCGGGCGATTCTATACTCAGTTTGGGCAGACGAGCGATGAAGAGGTGGTAAGATTGCTGGAGGAAGTGGAGCGTGATGCGTGA